GAAGCCGAAAGCGGTTCGCCGCAGTTCGGACAGGAAACGCTCGGGCAGGGAGGAGATATTGCGCTCGCCGAGGTAGATGCGGCCTGACGTGGGCCGGGTCATGCACCCCATGAGTGAGAGGAGGGTGGTCTTGCCCGAGCCGCTGGGGCCTCGCAGCACCGTAACCTTGTTCTCGAGGGTGACCACGCTGACCCCCCGCAGGGCGGTGTACTCGCTGGGCCGGCCGGGATTGAAGACTTTGGTGACGTTCTCCACACGAATCATGGCTTCAACTCCCGCGCATGACCGTGTCCGGGTCGGTGATGGCCGCCCGCCAAGTCGGGATGACGGTGATAAAAGTATACGGGGCCACAGCCAGGAAGAACAGGGCCAGGAGTTCTGTGAGATCGATCTCAGGGCTTAGGGGGAAGTCGACGTAGAGGACGCTCCAGCCCTTGAGCGCCTGGGCAAAGAGGCCGGCGTTGGCCAGGAAGACGTGGTAGTAGGCGGCAATCGTTCCGAGCAGGAAAGCGGTCAGGGAGATGGCCAGCCCCTCCCAGAATTTCATGGCCAGTACGTCGGCGGTGTCCCAGCCCAGGGCCTTTAAGATGCCGATTTCGTGGCGCTCCTCGGCAGAGAGGCCGGTGGCTTTGTCCCAGGCGAAGATGAAAAAGGCCAGGGCTGCGCTGGCAAAGAGGACGATGACCAGACCGCCGCGCCACTCAAAGACCGACTCGTAGGTCCGCAGAATCTCTTCACGTTGGATGGGCCGGGTGTCCGGGAAGTCGCGCTGGATCTTCTCGGTCACGGTCTGCAGTTCCTGGGGATTGCGCACGCTGACCGCCAGATCGGTGTAGTGCCCTTCGGGCATGCCAAAGACGCGACGGAAGGCGGCTTCGGACATGAGCAGCAAATCGGCAGAGACGAGCCGGCTCTCTTCGGGCAGCACCTCCACCGGCTTGAAGCCGGCAGAATCGCCCTTGGCCGTGCGCAGGAGGTAGCGGCCGTCCTGGAGGTTGGTCCAGGCTTTGGCCGCCACGGGGCCGACCACGATCTCGTCATCGGCGTGGGCGAAGTCGGCCCGGCCCAAGACAGTGAAGGTCGCGCCAACGGCCCGGTTGAAGTAGTAGCCCCAAAGGCGCGGCTCCACTTGGCTGACGCCGCGGATGGCCCGGATGGTGTCGGCGTACTCCGCGCGGATGGTGTCGTAGCGGCCGGCCAGGAGGCGTTGAACGAGGAGCTCCGGGGTCCCGGCCAGGATCGTCTGGCCCTCGGTGCGCAGGGCGCGGGCGAAGAAGATGACTGAGGCCATGAGGAACACGACCAGGGCGTAGGCCAGGACCAGAGCGCCGTTTTTGCCCTTGCGCCGGACAAGACTCGACAGGGTGTAGTCCAGGAAGGCCCGCTGGCGTTCGATCGCGCTCATGGCTCGGACTCCGTGCTGCCGGCGGTCAACAAGCGGGGCGGCGGCAACAGAGCGCCGCTTGGGAAATGCTCCAGGCTTCGCGGGTGATCCTGGAAGGCTGCAAAACGGTCAGCCTGGGACAAGTGGCGGGTGTAGCGGGCCTCGGTGGACAGGCAGAGGTCGGTCAGTCCCAACTCGGCCACCAGCCGGGCCTCCAGGGACTGGCGGGCGTCGCGACGCCCGGCGTCGGCCAAGGGATAACCGGCCAGCAGGGTCGCCAGGAGCAGAATCAGGCCGCCGGTCACGACCAGGAAGACGTCGGAGGGGCGCATCAGTCCAGGGCCTTGAGCAACCCGGGGGTGATGTCGGCAAAGCGCAGCACCCGCTTTCCCTTATGGTCCTTGCGGAAGGCCTCGGCGTCGGCCTGCGTGGCCAGGGGGACCAGTTCATGGCCCATGGGGCCGTATGCGTCGCTGCCGACCACGTAGAAGGCCTGCTGGGCCGGCAGGGGCTTCACGCTGTAGAATTCGCTGACATACAGGGCCGTGATCTGCTCCTTTTTAAACCCCGGCAGGTAGTGGGCCGGGTCGGCCGCGAAGCGGAACATATCCTTGGGACCATCGAAGTAGAGGACCTTGCCGTCGGCCAGCACGGCATAGGCCAGCCAATCCGTGTACTTGGCCACAAACATGCCGCAGACCGGGCATTTGTCGCCCTTGCCCGGAGGGGCCAGCTTCGAGGCGGCGGGTTGGGCCAGGGCAGCGGCGGCCAGGAGCAACAGGCCAAGCACCAAGGGCAAGGGGCGCAAGAAGTGTTTCATAGTCCATCACCTTACACGTAAAAATTGGATTCAGGCAAGAAAAAAGCGGAAGGCGCTTCGTTGTGTTCAGCAGTTTTGCAATATGATTGCTCTTTCAGTTCGATTGATGTCCATGCCACGTTTGGGAGCGTCTGACCCTCCCGGCATACTCCCCCCTGGGCGACAGCGAGTTGTAAAGAACCTCAAGCCTCAAGCGCTGGCCGGACCTGCCTGCGGCCCTCAAGCCCGCGTCGTGAGCGGTAGCCTCCTTTCGCCGAATGCCGCCGGCGTTCGGTGCATCCCTTGTCCATCCCGCTTTCTATCATCCCTTGAGAGAGGCGTTTCTATATCTCTGCAAGGGGTAGGCACAATCCTGGCGGTTTGCTGCTTGCTCTGGTTCGTGTGGAGAATTTCCGGCCCGCAGTATCAAGTTCGAGCTGCATCCTGGGCGTCAAAGCCGAGCTCACTTGGGGGGGCTGTGCGGTCTGTTGCCCTGCGATTGGTGAATATTTTTGAACAATTGGCTCAAACATGATCCCTGTTGTGATTGTTTTAAATTTGGTTGATCGAGTAGGCGTTTTCCGCGTGCGAGCTTCAGGTTGTATGCAATAAAAGTGAATTATTGGCAAAAGGAAACATATTCACAATCTGTTGGAGACTATTACCGATCTGAAATAGGCATTTTTCCTTGTGAAAACGAGTATATTCTTCAGATAGCCACCGCCAAGGCAAGAATTTCAAGAGCACTGGTTGACATTTTATGTGCATGTGGTAATGT
The sequence above is drawn from the Desulfovibrio sp. TomC genome and encodes:
- a CDS encoding ABC transporter permease; its protein translation is MSAIERQRAFLDYTLSSLVRRKGKNGALVLAYALVVFLMASVIFFARALRTEGQTILAGTPELLVQRLLAGRYDTIRAEYADTIRAIRGVSQVEPRLWGYYFNRAVGATFTVLGRADFAHADDEIVVGPVAAKAWTNLQDGRYLLRTAKGDSAGFKPVEVLPEESRLVSADLLLMSEAAFRRVFGMPEGHYTDLAVSVRNPQELQTVTEKIQRDFPDTRPIQREEILRTYESVFEWRGGLVIVLFASAALAFFIFAWDKATGLSAEERHEIGILKALGWDTADVLAMKFWEGLAISLTAFLLGTIAAYYHVFLANAGLFAQALKGWSVLYVDFPLSPEIDLTELLALFFLAVAPYTFITVIPTWRAAITDPDTVMRGS
- a CDS encoding nitrous oxide reductase accessory protein NosL; translated protein: MKHFLRPLPLVLGLLLLAAAALAQPAASKLAPPGKGDKCPVCGMFVAKYTDWLAYAVLADGKVLYFDGPKDMFRFAADPAHYLPGFKKEQITALYVSEFYSVKPLPAQQAFYVVGSDAYGPMGHELVPLATQADAEAFRKDHKGKRVLRFADITPGLLKALD